The Panicum virgatum strain AP13 chromosome 5K, P.virgatum_v5, whole genome shotgun sequence genome has a window encoding:
- the LOC120710825 gene encoding rapid alkalinization factor-like, with product MPPPRRRAALAVVVAVVLLIVAAAAHAPGDGTAGECVDDEGAVARRELGGNGFIGYAAMGAGNVPCSYRGASYYNCRPSGAANPYSRGCSAITQCRG from the coding sequence atgccgccgccacggcgccgCGCGGCGCTCGCGGTCGTTGTCGCTGTCGTGCTCCTCATCGtggcagccgccgcccacgcgccCGGCGACGGCACAGCGGGTGAGTGCGTGGACGACGAGGGTGCGGTGGCGAGGAGGGAGCTGGGCGGGAACGGCTTCATCGGCTACGCCGCGATGGGCGCCGGCAACGTGCCGTGCTCGTACCGCGGCGCGTCCTACTACAACTGCCGGCCGAGCGGCGCCGCCAACCCCTACTCCCGCGGCTGCTCCGCCATCACCCAGTGCAGGGGCTAG